Sequence from the Thermococcus nautili genome:
GGTTGCTATGCTCGTCTACTTCATCGGCACCGGCGGAAGCGAGGGGATTCCTGCTCATCTCTGCACTTGCTCGACCTGCAACGAGGCGAGAAAGTTCGGCTTCGCCCAGAGGAAGCCCTCAACGCTCGCGGTAATTACTGGCAAGGGGAAGGCCGTTCTCTTCGACGTCGGGACAGACATAAGGGACTTTCTCAACGTCCCGCTGGAGGCCATCTTCCTGACCCACTGGCACCACGACCACATCTACGGGCTCTACAAGCTCCGCTGGATGGCGAGGGAAACTGTTCTCTACGCGCCTGAGGGGAGCGCCGACGCGCTAATTCTGCAGGACCCGAAGAACCTCCGCCCGAGAACGCTCAGGCCCTTCGAAACGGTCGAGCTCGACACGCTGAGGATTACTGCGTTAAAGCTCAACCACGGCGTTGAAACCCTCGGCTACCTCATCGAGGAGGACGGAAAGGGCGTGGCTCTGCTCTATGACACCAAGGGCCTTCCTGAGGAGACGCGGGAGTTTTTAGAAGAGAGGGCCCCGCTCAGGCTGGCGATTGTAGATGCGACCTATCCGCCGGGCCTCGACGACCCCTACCACAACAACGTTGACGAAGCGGCCGAACTCGGGCTTAGATTAGCTGAGAGAACCGTTCTGAGCCACATCTCCCACAAGAACCTGCCGTTCCTTGAGCTAACCGACTACGTGCGGAAGAGGTGGGGGAACAGGGTTTTAGTTGCCTACGACGGCATGGTTTTCTACGTTTAGTCATCCTCCGGAAATCCGAGAAAGGCTATTGCAGTCATGGAAGTCGTCTCGGTGTTCGGGTCTCCGACGGGAATTATCCTCCCATCTTTGACCTCGT
This genomic interval carries:
- a CDS encoding MBL fold metallo-hydrolase, coding for MLVYFIGTGGSEGIPAHLCTCSTCNEARKFGFAQRKPSTLAVITGKGKAVLFDVGTDIRDFLNVPLEAIFLTHWHHDHIYGLYKLRWMARETVLYAPEGSADALILQDPKNLRPRTLRPFETVELDTLRITALKLNHGVETLGYLIEEDGKGVALLYDTKGLPEETREFLEERAPLRLAIVDATYPPGLDDPYHNNVDEAAELGLRLAERTVLSHISHKNLPFLELTDYVRKRWGNRVLVAYDGMVFYV